The sequence GAGGACGTGTTCGACGCGGCCGTGGCGGCGGTGACGACGTACACGGTCGCCGCCGAGCTGGCGGCGGAGGGCCGCCCGGGTCCGGGGACCTTCGCGGTCCGTTTCGTGGACGCGCTCGCCGCCGTGGGGGACGCGGACCTCGTCGCGCGGGCGGCGCTGTCGTGAGGCCCGATCTGTCGGTGTACCTGGTGACCGACACGGCGCAGTGCGCGGCACGGGGGCGGACCGTCCCGGAGACGGTCGCCGCCGCCGTCGCGGGCGGGGTCACGGCGGTGCAGGTACGGGAGAAGGACGCGGGCGGGCGGGCGTTCCTGGAGCAGGTGCGCGCGGTGGCGGACGTGCTGCCCGCGCACGTGACGCTCCTCGTCAACGACCGCGTCGACGTCTACCTCGCGGCCCGCGCCGCCGGGGCGCGCGTGCACGGGGTCCACGTGGGCCAGTCGGACCTGCCGGTCGCGGCGGTACGGGACCTGGTCGGCGCGGACGCGCTGCTCGGTCTGAGCGCGG comes from Streptomyces sp. Tu6071 and encodes:
- the thiE gene encoding thiamine phosphate synthase: MRPDLSVYLVTDTAQCAARGRTVPETVAAAVAGGVTAVQVREKDAGGRAFLEQVRAVADVLPAHVTLLVNDRVDVYLAARAAGARVHGVHVGQSDLPVAAVRDLVGADALLGLSAATPGELAEAAAARVDHVGVGALHATTTKADAPPALGIEGFARLLAPAGLPPAVAIGGVVPADLPALRRAGAAGAAIVSGICAAADPETAARRYVAAWERGVG